A part of Stegostoma tigrinum isolate sSteTig4 chromosome 6, sSteTig4.hap1, whole genome shotgun sequence genomic DNA contains:
- the LOC125453238 gene encoding BTB/POZ domain-containing protein KCTD21-like isoform X1 — MSEPITLNVGGMLYTTSLMTLTRYPESMLGSLFIGDLPTSKDQQGNYFIDRDGKMFRHILNFLRTSHLDLPADFRELDLLSREADFFQIQPLLQALQTIKSPVIQIKNNAVLNIFHDSQSHNVGSYTVKLVNVQVFSTSCALLNLLNSKFYYIFKGDNLSVDSDLEDLKFIPLEWVQSGRTSLEKQYIMENWKSLYASPSHRQIQSLDMFIQQVIKIAVNGGFFLNSIPSVSSNPIILHFTQER; from the coding sequence ATGTCGGAACCAATAACACTGAATGTAGGAGGAATGTTATACACCACTTCCCTCATGACTTTAACTCGCTATCCAGAATCGATGCTTGGTTCACTGTTTATTGGGGATCTTCCGACCAGTAAGGATCAGCAAGGAAATTACTTCATAGAcagagatggaaaaatgtttcgACACATCCTTAATTTCCTTCGAACATCGCATTTGGACCTTCCAGCTGATTTCCGAGAGCTGGATCTTCTGAGCAGAGAAGCTGATTTTTTCCAGATCCAACCTCTGCTGCAGGCTTTGCAGACCATCAAGTCCCCAGTTATACAAATAAAAAACAATGCAGTGCTTAACATCTTTCATGACTCACAGTCACATAATGTTGGCTCCTATACTGTAAAACTTGTTAATGTTCAAGTATTTTCTACATCTTGTGCCTTGTTGAATCTTCTCAATTCCAAATTCTACTATATCTTCAAAGGTGACAATTTATCTGTCGACAGTGATCTGGAAGATTTGAAATTCATTCCACTAGAATGGGTTCAAAGTGGCAGAACTAGCTTAGAAAAACAGTATATAATGGAGAATTGGAAAAGCCTGTATGCTTCACCATCTCATCGGCAAATCCAAAGCCTGGATATGTTTATCCAGCAAGTTATAAAAATAGCAGTCAACGGTGGATTCTTCCTTAATTCTATTCCTTCTGTTTCAAGTAACCCAATTATCCTGCATTTTACACAGGAACGATAA
- the lipt1 gene encoding lipoyltransferase 1, mitochondrial, with product MPLLNVGTRAVWRTLSRAWYTTLAALDESRGGGALLLKSMSTDIYENLALEDWLHEYVQSRDRHVLLLWRNCPTVVIGRHQNPWQECNLKLMRDRGIQLSRRRSGGGTVYHDLGNINLTFFTSKKRYDRRGNLELVISALKRIRPQLNVLATDRCDLLLNGAFKISGTASKIGRTSAYHHCTLLCNSNRLLLSSVLHSPYQGLKTNATPSIPATVKNLCDVDPTLTCDLLMDAIAVEYARRRGCQSKILLVDPKDNLLLPGISKFTEDLKSWDWIYGRTPKFSISHYFSMDPNLPGAEVELNMTINHGRIESCNIKIFSDWLPSSMCDQLASDLIGNKFCPTETLILASAHLRICSQDNELCTKWNALCEQVMAIM from the coding sequence ATGCCCTTGCTGAATGTTGGAACCCGTGCAGTGTGGAGAACTCTCTCCCGTGCCTGGTACACCACTCTGGCCGCTTTGGATGAGTCCCGGGGCGGCGGCGCTTTGCTCCTCAAATCCATGTCTACTGATATTTACGAGAACCTGGCGCTGGAGGACTGGTTACACGAGTACGTGCAGTCCCGAGATCGGCATGTACTCCTGCTCTGGAGGAATTGCCCCACCGTGGTCATCGGTCGTCACCAGAACCCCTGGCAGGAATGCAATCTGAAACTCATGAGGGACCGAGGCATTCAGCTGAGCcggaggaggagtgggggaggaACGGTGTATCACGACCTGGGAAACATCAACCTGACCTTCTTCACCTCCAAGAAGAGGTATGACAGGCGTGGCAACTTGGAGTTGGTTATCTCTGCTCTGAAGAGGATCCGACCTCAGCTGAACGTGTTAGCCACGGACAGGTGTGACCTGCTACTCAACGGAGCCTTTAAAatctcaggcactgcatccaagATTGGAAGGACATCTGCTTATCACCATTGCACCTTGCTGTGCAACTCTAACAGGCTTCTTTTGTCCTCTGTCCTTCACTCACCCTACCAAGGTCTAAAAACCAACGCTACCCCCAGTATACCTGCCACTGTGAAAAATCTCTGTGATGTGGATCCCACTCTAACTTGTGATCTATTAATGGATGCTATTGCAGTGGAGTACGCAAGGCGCCGTGGCTGTCAAAGCAAAATTCTGCTAGTGGATCCGAAAGACAATTTGTTGCTACCAGGGATTAGCAAATTTACCGAGGACCTTAAAAGCTGGGATTGGATCTATGGAAGAACGCCCAAGTTCAGTATCAGCCACTATTTCTCTATGGACCCGAATTTACCTGGGGCAGAAGTTGAATTGAACATGACCATCAATCATGGCAGAATTGAAAGCTGcaatataaaaatattttctgattGGCTACCATCCTCAATGTGTGATCAGTTAGCTTCAGACCTCATTGGCAACAAGTTTTGCCCAACTGAAACACTGATTTTGGCAAGTGCCCATTTAAGGATTTGTTCCCAAGACAATGAACTGTGTACCAAATGGAATGCACTATGTGAGCAAGTTATGGCAATTATGTAA